The Flavobacterium marginilacus genome window below encodes:
- a CDS encoding TlpA disulfide reductase family protein: MKKTVMLLFLVCFNMGFSQIGKLYLKNSKLIIGKENTYVYEPPKGTEIPDGAKVRVIYNDNFDFTGDGALLIKKAVGYEFALQVPDSIKYFVAAIVDGKKVVENNKNTGYDVFLNSSQADMGKCWAAKIEILNYASNSLASKLNLKLESSPAGILSEYNKMFVKYPKMKEGKSYENYLYIKEASNKEQTKNEMLAFAKKCEKKNSEDYLLVAARLYSRLKMTDENKLLEDKIKAKYPKGSFESSNFFFDFANHPDKTETYILERLNLYTSTFSNIPVMYKDYFYTSLMKIYLDNKDFEKLDQYEKLLSNKNKAAGLYNNYAWGLSGQDFVTPAKDIESAEKASKRSLDIIADLQKKAPFPEDLQGTHDMYADTYALILYKLNRFEEAFQYQDKIYQMGDFGPDGKERYAVYMEKVKGLEVTKKYIEDELSKGTNSRVLLAQLEAIYGKLNLSLDSFKVIKAKSIEAANASAKAAIVKKYGSTDAINFSLKNLEGKVINLSDLKGKVVVLDFWATWCGPCKASFPAMQELVTKYKDKNVEFLFVNTWEKGKENETTEKVTNFINDKKYSFNVVFDYDDAITAKYKIEGIPTKILIDKNGSVVTFGSSEEDLIHLIDEQLSM, encoded by the coding sequence ATGAAAAAAACAGTAATGTTGCTTTTTTTGGTGTGTTTTAATATGGGATTTTCGCAAATCGGGAAACTGTATTTGAAAAATTCAAAACTAATAATTGGAAAAGAAAACACTTATGTTTACGAACCGCCCAAAGGAACAGAAATTCCAGATGGAGCCAAAGTTAGAGTTATTTATAATGACAATTTTGATTTTACAGGCGACGGTGCTTTGTTAATTAAAAAAGCTGTTGGTTACGAATTTGCTCTTCAGGTTCCAGACTCAATTAAATATTTTGTAGCAGCAATCGTTGATGGGAAAAAAGTAGTTGAAAACAATAAAAATACTGGATATGATGTGTTTTTAAATTCGTCTCAAGCCGATATGGGAAAATGCTGGGCAGCAAAAATTGAGATTTTAAACTATGCAAGTAATTCATTGGCATCAAAACTGAATTTGAAACTCGAATCCAGTCCTGCAGGCATATTGTCAGAGTACAATAAAATGTTTGTAAAGTATCCCAAGATGAAAGAGGGTAAAAGTTATGAGAATTATTTATACATAAAAGAGGCTTCTAATAAAGAACAAACGAAAAATGAAATGCTGGCATTTGCCAAAAAATGCGAAAAAAAGAATTCTGAAGACTATTTGCTGGTTGCTGCGCGACTTTATTCGCGTCTTAAAATGACTGACGAAAACAAACTGCTGGAAGATAAAATAAAAGCAAAATATCCAAAAGGCAGTTTTGAATCCAGCAATTTCTTTTTTGATTTTGCGAACCATCCGGATAAAACAGAAACTTATATTTTGGAACGCTTGAATCTTTATACAAGTACATTTAGTAATATTCCTGTAATGTATAAAGATTATTTTTATACCAGTTTAATGAAAATATATTTAGACAATAAAGATTTTGAAAAACTGGATCAGTATGAAAAATTATTATCCAATAAAAATAAGGCGGCGGGACTTTATAATAATTATGCATGGGGATTATCCGGACAAGATTTTGTAACTCCTGCTAAAGATATTGAATCAGCCGAAAAAGCATCAAAAAGGTCACTGGACATAATAGCAGATCTTCAAAAAAAAGCTCCTTTTCCTGAAGATCTGCAGGGAACTCACGATATGTACGCAGATACTTATGCCCTAATATTATATAAGTTAAATAGGTTTGAAGAAGCTTTTCAATATCAGGATAAGATTTATCAAATGGGGGATTTTGGTCCAGATGGAAAAGAGCGTTATGCAGTTTACATGGAAAAAGTAAAAGGCTTAGAAGTTACTAAAAAATATATTGAGGACGAGCTTTCAAAAGGAACAAATTCAAGAGTGCTTCTTGCTCAATTGGAAGCTATATATGGAAAATTAAATCTGTCTTTGGATTCTTTTAAAGTTATTAAAGCAAAATCCATTGAAGCTGCAAATGCAAGTGCAAAAGCTGCTATTGTTAAGAAATACGGCAGTACTGACGCTATCAATTTCAGTTTGAAAAATCTGGAAGGAAAAGTAATTAATCTGTCCGATTTAAAAGGAAAAGTAGTAGTTCTGGATTTTTGGGCGACTTGGTGTGGTCCCTGTAAGGCTTCATTCCCTGCAATGCAGGAATTAGTGACCAAATACAAAGACAAGAACGTAGAATTTTTATTTGTGAATACATGGGAAAAAGGGAAGGAAAATGAAACTACTGAGAAAGTTACCAATTTTATTAATGATAAAAAATACAGTTTTAATGTA